A window of Watersipora subatra chromosome 10, tzWatSuba1.1, whole genome shotgun sequence genomic DNA:
TATACATTGCCCAAAACATTCAGTTTATAGATACCCCCATAGATTAGTCTGTGTAACTATGACAACAAGACTACCCAACTGGTATTTACCTGCATTACTGCTCATGCGCAAACATACTAAATGGCTATAGATAAATTGATCTGCATTATCTAAGAAACCATCCAAGTTGTCAGACCAATCTCGAATTGGAGCAGCTACTAAAAAGTATTTGGAAAGCTTAATTCAGAATGTAGTTTGGGGAGACCGAAAGCCTTCAAAATCATCTCACAGCCTCTCACTATATTTTTGTCTTTGCTCCACTCTGTACCTTCAGCTCGTTTCCTCGTATCCCAGCTAATATTAGCTATTCCTGCTTGGCTATCATAGTCCAAAGCTTTACTGGCAATATCCAATAAACCAGAATTGATGCCGAGATAGTCAAACACTTTGGCTATCGTGGTGCGTCCGTTTTGTAACAGCGAATCGTACTTAATGGTTTGGATGTTCACACCTGCCTCGACAGCTCGCTTGATCAATGTTGCTTTTGCGGCCCAAAGAAAACAGTACCATTCCAGCGCAGTCTTCGGTTGAACTGAGATTATAACCTTCTTACAAAATTCATGGTCGTACCCGTTTGTCCAGCAATCCAGATTTGACATGTCAAACCAGAACTTGTCATCATACGGGTCATGGTTCAACCAAATTTCACAAAAGTAGCGGTTGTAATCGTCATTGTTAAATGTTCGATAAAAAGAAGTTATTGACGGGAAACTTTCTCGGTAAGCCGCGAGCATCTTGTGGTGTGGAAAGTAGCTGGCTATCGTTTCAATAAGATATTCGTCAGCGATTGTGGCTTTCCAAAATACTGATCCACCTTTTGGCGCTTGCCTAATATACAACTTGATGACGGAGACAGCAAGTCGTGTAAATACTGGTGACTTAGAAAAACTCTCAGCGCTAGAATAGCCATGGTCTCCAAAAGTTAGAGTGTACCTCATGGGAAAGGGTGCAGAGTAAACTGTCCAACCAGGCAAAGAATTAAATACCTGAACCCAAGCAGTAGATCCGCAACGGGTCGTGTGAAACATCCAAACAACATTTCGGTCTCCAACATCAATGGAGTCAACGAGATCATTGAATACTTTGATGGGGACGACTATCAGTCGAATTGCATGATTATTCTGAGCGTGCCCGCTCAGAGGATGTTCTTTAATGTTGAATAAATCACAGTCTAATTCCATAAAAGTAGCACTCTTTGAAGTCACAGAGAATAGATGGACTTTTTTATTCAGGACACAATCTACTGGAGCAAATCTTTCATGAACTGTGAAATAGGTCTTGGGAGTAGCCGGCGCATAAGGATTCTTCCAGATTATCCGAAGTACTTGTGCAGGATTCTCTGTGTCAGAGTTCATGGTTTCAAAGATTCTTTTTGATGTCCCTAAAACAGTTTGGCATGTGTAcatcaaattaaacaaaatactgTGTCTCCTTATAAAGATATTTGCTCTAGTATGTGAGGGAcaaatatatgtaatacatgcacaaatacatgtaatattacCTGTATTTGTACTGGTTGAAATATCAATAATGCTATATATCCTTTTCAATAGTGACTATGTGAAAATGCTTGTAATCAAATGTTGTATGTTGAACTGACCCTAAGTCACAAAATGATACCAACTTTTCGCAGGTATCTACTAAAAAGACTTGAAGCAGTTAAACATTCTTTTGGATTCTTCATTTATAAAGAAAATACCCGGAGTGGATACCCAGATGAAATACTCAGCAGGGATCTTCGTATTTTTCCTTATAGGATGATGCATGGGTTCTGATTAAGAAATTGGGAAACTCTCATACCCAAAAAAGAATTGCAGTGATTtttgtaccgtaaaacctgcaTGTGCAACCCAAAATGCAGACTGGGCATGTATTTTGTATCCTAGCTTAAATGTAGCCAGAGATTATTACCATAATTCTAATGGCTATctacgattcttatgagattattacaatatttaattataagaataattattcgattttataagatttaattataagaactagaaattcccctgtcatacagcccacgaccaaagtgatattggaaaaaaaagagtactgatggttgagaaatgcaatattagcagtcaaatggcactgcagtgcaataggataactgcaatgatagctgtaatgtactgggtgtgggtgttattatatacaacaaacagcaataatgaaaggaaaagattatatgtttatatctctctcacggcaataggagaaatgcaatattggccaatattagaagtaaaatgcactgatattattagaataaccaatattattaatatagtaatacagtaataataaaatccaatgcacaattttgtttacaattctaAACGTcgtagctaacaatatcaagaagttgtgataattatatagatttttaaaaaatctacttaaaaaggtgtttggtcatgacaaacagcaacaatgaaaagaaaatattatatgtttacatctctccccctgcaataggagaagtgcaatattagaagtaaaatgcactgatattattagaataaccaatattattaatatagtaatacagtaagaatagaaaaccaatgcacaattttgtttacatttcaaaacgtcatagctaacaatatcaagaagttgtgatatttatatagatttttagaaaatctatttaacaaaactatttagaaaaaataataacagtaacataccgcccatcatcgatgttgttagtgtgactataagacttcaacagtcatccaaacttataattaaatattgtaataatctcataagaatcgtttgaaaaaatatcattgtcattttctttactttcactgctttggacaacagttagaataccaaagtactcaaaagtttcgaaaatgtcagttactttgaaatcggtaaaaaagaaatgatttctgtatatctacgttaattacagaaaccttcggtaattcgacaatgctatagactggtgaaatgtgcacgttattttttcgtgaaatgtgcatgacttaatggttctattttcTGTCGCTCGGTGCTTCGTTtgtcggtcttaattttgataaaagtaaggcttcgccagttttaataaagatttttggccgaattaatctgtttatttatatgtgtatatgtgtatatgtgtatatgtatatgtgttttgtgtcgttattatactttaatgactctacaaaaaaattgttaaatttgttgatgagatttcttgca
This region includes:
- the LOC137406352 gene encoding uncharacterized protein; amino-acid sequence: MHSRVFQLLLYSTYTLLYFWNAVVAIIWRLNGTSKRIFETMNSDTENPAQVLRIIWKNPYAPATPKTYFTVHERFAPVDCVLNKKVHLFSVTSKSATFMELDCDLFNIKEHPLSGHAQNNHAIRLIVVPIKVFNDLVDSIDVGDRNVVWMFHTTRCGSTAWVQVFNSLPGWTVYSAPFPMRYTLTFGDHGYSSAESFSKSPVFTRLAVSVIKLYIRQAPKGGSVFWKATIADEYLIETIASYFPHHKMLAAYRESFPSITSFYRTFNNDDYNRYFCEIWLNHDPYDDKFWFDMSNLDCWTNGYDHEFCKKVIISVQPKTALEWYCFLWAAKATLIKRAVEAGVNIQTIKYDSLLQNGRTTIAKVFDYLGINSGLLDIASKALDYDSQAGIANISWDTRKRAEGTEWSKDKNIVRGCEMILKAFGLPKLHSELSFPNTF